One segment of Coffea arabica cultivar ET-39 chromosome 7c, Coffea Arabica ET-39 HiFi, whole genome shotgun sequence DNA contains the following:
- the LOC140004080 gene encoding uncharacterized protein isoform X2: MAFQYRSSPSYLQLQAGVTGKWDCCRFVNRGLRNAASSSTTASKKKRAGLFFRNRCSATAMSASVRSNSSRSADLSSTWGKKLVWIWTENKQVMTTAVERGWNTFIFPSTCRDLATEWSWEEVLDSESKRIAAFSDITSPQQLEKLQSWDDLAQIVVVNLLDWQVIPAENIVAAFQGSQRTVLAISKTPSEAQVFLEALEHGLDGVVLKVDDAKAILELKDYFNRRNEADTRLNLTKATVMNVQMAGMGDRVCVDLCSLMRPGEGLLVGSFARGLFLVHSECLESNYISSRPFRVNAGPVHAYVAIPGSKTSYLSELKTGKEVIVVDQSGVQRTAIVGRVKIESRPLVLVEAKGDSENNTYSILLQNAETVALVSPVGGEGCGETAIPVTSLKVGDEILLSVQGDARHTGIEIEEFVVEK; this comes from the exons ATGGCTTTTCAGTACCGGTCTTCACCTTCCTACCTGCAACTTCAAGCTGGCGTTACTG GCAAATGGGATTGTTGCAGATTCGTCAATCGTGGATTAAGGAATGCTGCTAGTTCCAGCACTACTGCTTCTAAGAAGAAAAGGGCAGGGCTTTTTTTCAGGAATCGTTGCTCTGCGACTGCAATGTCTGCTAGTGTACGTAGCAATAGTAGCAGATCAGCTGATCTTTCTTCAACCTGGGGCAAGAAATTGGTTTGGATATGGACAGAGAATAAACAAGTCATGACCACAGCCGTGGAGAGAGGCTGGAACACTTTCATTTTCCCCTCAACTTGTCGCGACTTAGCCACTGAATGGTCAT GGGAAGAGGTTTTGGATAGTGAGAGCAAAAGAATTGCGGCATTCTCTGATATTACCTCTCCCCAGCAATTAGAGAAGCTCCAATCATGGGACGACCTAGCACAGATTGTTGTTGTTAATCTTCTGGATTGGCAG GTGATACCTGCAGAGAATATTGTTGCAGCTTTTCAAGGATCTCAGAGAACGGTGTTGGCTATCTCGAAAACACCATCTGAAGCTCAGGTTTTTCTTGAG GCCTTGGAGCACGGTCTGGATGGTGTAGTCCTAAAAGTTGACGATGCAAAAGCCATACTGGAGTTGAAG GACTACTTTAACAGAAGAAATGAAGCTGATACTCGCTTGAACTTGACCAAGGCCACTGTCATGAATGTTCAAATGGCTGGAATGGGTGACCGTGTTTGTGTGGATCTGTGTAGCCTCATGAGACCTGGTGAAGGTCTTCTG GTTGGCTCATTTGCGAGAGGGCTCTTCCTTGTCCACTCAGAATGCTTAGAGTCAAATTACATTTCTAGCAGGCCATTCCGGGTTAATGCA GGTCCAGTGCATGCATATGTTGCCATTCCTGGAAGCAAGACTAGCTACCTCTCAGAGTTAAAAACAGGAAAAGAGGTCATTGTGGTCGATCAATCGGGAGTGCAACGAACTGCTATTGTTGGTCGTGTAAAGATAGAGAGTAGGCCATTAGTTCTTGTGGAGGCGAAG GGAGATTCAGAGAATAATACTTACAGCATTCTTTTACAGAATGCTGAAACAGTTGCATTAGTCTCCCCGGTTGGAG GAGAAGGATGTGGAGAAACAGCAATTCCTGTGACCTCATTAAAAGTTGGAGACGAAATTTTGCTGAGCGTGCAGGGAGATGCTCGGCATACTGGAATAGAAATAGAAGAATTCGTTGTGGAAAAATAA
- the LOC140004080 gene encoding uncharacterized protein isoform X1 yields MAFQYRSSPSYLQLQAGVTGKWDCCRFVNRGLRNAASSSTTASKKKRAGLFFRNRCSATAMSASVRSNSSRSADLSSTWGKKLVWIWTENKQVMTTAVERGWNTFIFPSTCRDLATEWSSIAFICPLFIEGEEVLDSESKRIAAFSDITSPQQLEKLQSWDDLAQIVVVNLLDWQVIPAENIVAAFQGSQRTVLAISKTPSEAQVFLEALEHGLDGVVLKVDDAKAILELKDYFNRRNEADTRLNLTKATVMNVQMAGMGDRVCVDLCSLMRPGEGLLVGSFARGLFLVHSECLESNYISSRPFRVNAGPVHAYVAIPGSKTSYLSELKTGKEVIVVDQSGVQRTAIVGRVKIESRPLVLVEAKGDSENNTYSILLQNAETVALVSPVGGEGCGETAIPVTSLKVGDEILLSVQGDARHTGIEIEEFVVEK; encoded by the exons ATGGCTTTTCAGTACCGGTCTTCACCTTCCTACCTGCAACTTCAAGCTGGCGTTACTG GCAAATGGGATTGTTGCAGATTCGTCAATCGTGGATTAAGGAATGCTGCTAGTTCCAGCACTACTGCTTCTAAGAAGAAAAGGGCAGGGCTTTTTTTCAGGAATCGTTGCTCTGCGACTGCAATGTCTGCTAGTGTACGTAGCAATAGTAGCAGATCAGCTGATCTTTCTTCAACCTGGGGCAAGAAATTGGTTTGGATATGGACAGAGAATAAACAAGTCATGACCACAGCCGTGGAGAGAGGCTGGAACACTTTCATTTTCCCCTCAACTTGTCGCGACTTAGCCACTGAATGGTCAT CAATTGCATTCATATGCCCTCTCTTCATTGAAGGGGAAGAGGTTTTGGATAGTGAGAGCAAAAGAATTGCGGCATTCTCTGATATTACCTCTCCCCAGCAATTAGAGAAGCTCCAATCATGGGACGACCTAGCACAGATTGTTGTTGTTAATCTTCTGGATTGGCAG GTGATACCTGCAGAGAATATTGTTGCAGCTTTTCAAGGATCTCAGAGAACGGTGTTGGCTATCTCGAAAACACCATCTGAAGCTCAGGTTTTTCTTGAG GCCTTGGAGCACGGTCTGGATGGTGTAGTCCTAAAAGTTGACGATGCAAAAGCCATACTGGAGTTGAAG GACTACTTTAACAGAAGAAATGAAGCTGATACTCGCTTGAACTTGACCAAGGCCACTGTCATGAATGTTCAAATGGCTGGAATGGGTGACCGTGTTTGTGTGGATCTGTGTAGCCTCATGAGACCTGGTGAAGGTCTTCTG GTTGGCTCATTTGCGAGAGGGCTCTTCCTTGTCCACTCAGAATGCTTAGAGTCAAATTACATTTCTAGCAGGCCATTCCGGGTTAATGCA GGTCCAGTGCATGCATATGTTGCCATTCCTGGAAGCAAGACTAGCTACCTCTCAGAGTTAAAAACAGGAAAAGAGGTCATTGTGGTCGATCAATCGGGAGTGCAACGAACTGCTATTGTTGGTCGTGTAAAGATAGAGAGTAGGCCATTAGTTCTTGTGGAGGCGAAG GGAGATTCAGAGAATAATACTTACAGCATTCTTTTACAGAATGCTGAAACAGTTGCATTAGTCTCCCCGGTTGGAG GAGAAGGATGTGGAGAAACAGCAATTCCTGTGACCTCATTAAAAGTTGGAGACGAAATTTTGCTGAGCGTGCAGGGAGATGCTCGGCATACTGGAATAGAAATAGAAGAATTCGTTGTGGAAAAATAA
- the LOC140004080 gene encoding uncharacterized protein isoform X3, which yields MSASVRSNSSRSADLSSTWGKKLVWIWTENKQVMTTAVERGWNTFIFPSTCRDLATEWSSIAFICPLFIEGEEVLDSESKRIAAFSDITSPQQLEKLQSWDDLAQIVVVNLLDWQVIPAENIVAAFQGSQRTVLAISKTPSEAQVFLEALEHGLDGVVLKVDDAKAILELKDYFNRRNEADTRLNLTKATVMNVQMAGMGDRVCVDLCSLMRPGEGLLVGSFARGLFLVHSECLESNYISSRPFRVNAGPVHAYVAIPGSKTSYLSELKTGKEVIVVDQSGVQRTAIVGRVKIESRPLVLVEAKGDSENNTYSILLQNAETVALVSPVGGEGCGETAIPVTSLKVGDEILLSVQGDARHTGIEIEEFVVEK from the exons ATGTCTGCTAGTGTACGTAGCAATAGTAGCAGATCAGCTGATCTTTCTTCAACCTGGGGCAAGAAATTGGTTTGGATATGGACAGAGAATAAACAAGTCATGACCACAGCCGTGGAGAGAGGCTGGAACACTTTCATTTTCCCCTCAACTTGTCGCGACTTAGCCACTGAATGGTCAT CAATTGCATTCATATGCCCTCTCTTCATTGAAGGGGAAGAGGTTTTGGATAGTGAGAGCAAAAGAATTGCGGCATTCTCTGATATTACCTCTCCCCAGCAATTAGAGAAGCTCCAATCATGGGACGACCTAGCACAGATTGTTGTTGTTAATCTTCTGGATTGGCAG GTGATACCTGCAGAGAATATTGTTGCAGCTTTTCAAGGATCTCAGAGAACGGTGTTGGCTATCTCGAAAACACCATCTGAAGCTCAGGTTTTTCTTGAG GCCTTGGAGCACGGTCTGGATGGTGTAGTCCTAAAAGTTGACGATGCAAAAGCCATACTGGAGTTGAAG GACTACTTTAACAGAAGAAATGAAGCTGATACTCGCTTGAACTTGACCAAGGCCACTGTCATGAATGTTCAAATGGCTGGAATGGGTGACCGTGTTTGTGTGGATCTGTGTAGCCTCATGAGACCTGGTGAAGGTCTTCTG GTTGGCTCATTTGCGAGAGGGCTCTTCCTTGTCCACTCAGAATGCTTAGAGTCAAATTACATTTCTAGCAGGCCATTCCGGGTTAATGCA GGTCCAGTGCATGCATATGTTGCCATTCCTGGAAGCAAGACTAGCTACCTCTCAGAGTTAAAAACAGGAAAAGAGGTCATTGTGGTCGATCAATCGGGAGTGCAACGAACTGCTATTGTTGGTCGTGTAAAGATAGAGAGTAGGCCATTAGTTCTTGTGGAGGCGAAG GGAGATTCAGAGAATAATACTTACAGCATTCTTTTACAGAATGCTGAAACAGTTGCATTAGTCTCCCCGGTTGGAG GAGAAGGATGTGGAGAAACAGCAATTCCTGTGACCTCATTAAAAGTTGGAGACGAAATTTTGCTGAGCGTGCAGGGAGATGCTCGGCATACTGGAATAGAAATAGAAGAATTCGTTGTGGAAAAATAA
- the LOC140004080 gene encoding uncharacterized protein isoform X4, whose amino-acid sequence MSASVRSNSSRSADLSSTWGKKLVWIWTENKQVMTTAVERGWNTFIFPSTCRDLATEWSWEEVLDSESKRIAAFSDITSPQQLEKLQSWDDLAQIVVVNLLDWQVIPAENIVAAFQGSQRTVLAISKTPSEAQVFLEALEHGLDGVVLKVDDAKAILELKDYFNRRNEADTRLNLTKATVMNVQMAGMGDRVCVDLCSLMRPGEGLLVGSFARGLFLVHSECLESNYISSRPFRVNAGPVHAYVAIPGSKTSYLSELKTGKEVIVVDQSGVQRTAIVGRVKIESRPLVLVEAKGDSENNTYSILLQNAETVALVSPVGGEGCGETAIPVTSLKVGDEILLSVQGDARHTGIEIEEFVVEK is encoded by the exons ATGTCTGCTAGTGTACGTAGCAATAGTAGCAGATCAGCTGATCTTTCTTCAACCTGGGGCAAGAAATTGGTTTGGATATGGACAGAGAATAAACAAGTCATGACCACAGCCGTGGAGAGAGGCTGGAACACTTTCATTTTCCCCTCAACTTGTCGCGACTTAGCCACTGAATGGTCAT GGGAAGAGGTTTTGGATAGTGAGAGCAAAAGAATTGCGGCATTCTCTGATATTACCTCTCCCCAGCAATTAGAGAAGCTCCAATCATGGGACGACCTAGCACAGATTGTTGTTGTTAATCTTCTGGATTGGCAG GTGATACCTGCAGAGAATATTGTTGCAGCTTTTCAAGGATCTCAGAGAACGGTGTTGGCTATCTCGAAAACACCATCTGAAGCTCAGGTTTTTCTTGAG GCCTTGGAGCACGGTCTGGATGGTGTAGTCCTAAAAGTTGACGATGCAAAAGCCATACTGGAGTTGAAG GACTACTTTAACAGAAGAAATGAAGCTGATACTCGCTTGAACTTGACCAAGGCCACTGTCATGAATGTTCAAATGGCTGGAATGGGTGACCGTGTTTGTGTGGATCTGTGTAGCCTCATGAGACCTGGTGAAGGTCTTCTG GTTGGCTCATTTGCGAGAGGGCTCTTCCTTGTCCACTCAGAATGCTTAGAGTCAAATTACATTTCTAGCAGGCCATTCCGGGTTAATGCA GGTCCAGTGCATGCATATGTTGCCATTCCTGGAAGCAAGACTAGCTACCTCTCAGAGTTAAAAACAGGAAAAGAGGTCATTGTGGTCGATCAATCGGGAGTGCAACGAACTGCTATTGTTGGTCGTGTAAAGATAGAGAGTAGGCCATTAGTTCTTGTGGAGGCGAAG GGAGATTCAGAGAATAATACTTACAGCATTCTTTTACAGAATGCTGAAACAGTTGCATTAGTCTCCCCGGTTGGAG GAGAAGGATGTGGAGAAACAGCAATTCCTGTGACCTCATTAAAAGTTGGAGACGAAATTTTGCTGAGCGTGCAGGGAGATGCTCGGCATACTGGAATAGAAATAGAAGAATTCGTTGTGGAAAAATAA